In a single window of the Labeo rohita strain BAU-BD-2019 chromosome 23, IGBB_LRoh.1.0, whole genome shotgun sequence genome:
- the commd7 gene encoding COMM domain-containing protein 7, whose protein sequence is MLQLHFTNDTLPDSVSTDFQNLNKFSEQQFVSLTEILYQFLLEPKESERFLRQLTEFAGENGMSAGPLRALMKSVLLLPHGALKRNLTAEQVKADLLSLGLNEDKASHFSDQWKIHYPVLSRLAVGQTLMVNQLVDMEWKFGVTVGTSELQKTGNIFLQLKLVIRKGNKTENVYMELTLPQFYNFLHEMERAKASMDCFS, encoded by the exons ATGTTGCAGTTACATTTCACGAATGATACATTACCCGACAGTGTCAGCACTGACTTTCAGAATCTGAATAAGTTCAGTGAACAG CAGTTTGTGAGTCTAACAGAAATCTTATACCAGTTCCTTCTAGAACCCAAAGAG tcagAGCGGTTCTTGCGTCAGCTGACGGAGTTTGCTGGAGAGAATGGGATGAGTGCGGGACCACTGAGGGCTCTGATGAAGAGTGTCCTTCTTCTACCTCACG GTGCTTTAAAAAGAAACCTAACAGCTGAACAGGTGAAGGCAGACTTGCTCTCATTAG GATTAAATGAGGACAAGGCCAGTCATTTCTCTGACCAG TGGAAAATCCACTACCCTGTTTTGTCCAGACTGGCAGTGGGACAGACACTAATGGTCAATCAGCTTGTTGACATGGAGTGGAAATTTGGTG TTACTGTTGGTACAAGTGAGCTGCAAAAAACTGGAAACATTTTTCTACAG CTAAAACTGGTGATCAGAAAAGGAAACAAGACAGAAAATGTGTACATGG AGCTGACTTTACCACAGTTCTATAACTTTCTTCATGAGATGGAGCGCGCCAAAGCCAGTATGGATTGTTTCAGTTAA